Sequence from the Notamacropus eugenii isolate mMacEug1 chromosome 6, mMacEug1.pri_v2, whole genome shotgun sequence genome:
TATCTttgtatgcttctcttgattcttgtgtttgaaagtcaaattttctcttcagctctggtcattcatcaagaaagcttgaatgtcctctatttcattgaatgatcatttttttccctgaaatactatactcagttttgctgggtaggtgattcttggttgtaatcctaattcctttgatttctggaatatcatattccaagccgttcaattccttaatgtagaagctactagatcttgttttatcctgattgtatttccacaatattggagttgtttctttctagctgcttgcgatatttctccttcacctgggaactctgaaatttgactacaatattcctaagaattttttaattcagatctctttcaggaggtgatatgtagattctttcaatattcattttaccctctgattctagaataccagagtagttttccttgataatttcatgaaagatgatatctaggctctttttctgatcatggatttcaggtagtcccatatttattaaattgtctttcctagatctattttccaggtcagttatttttctgagacatttcacattgttttctacttcttcattcttttggttttgttttgtaatttcttggtttctcataaagtcattatcttccatctgctccattctaatttttaaagaactgttttcttaagtgagcttttgaatctcccttctattttggctaattctgcattttaaagcatttttctcctaattggctttttgggcctctttagccatttgagttagtctatttccAAAGGAGCTGTTTTATTGAGAATATTTTGGGGAGTCttctgttgacttgtttttcatgactttttccATTGCTGTCATTTtgcttccccatttttcctccacctcttttacttcattttcaaaattctttttcacctctttcatggcctgagacaattgcatatttgcTTTGGAGGTTGTGGATACaaaaaccttgactttgatgtcttcctctggtggtagccattgttcttcctcatctgaaaggatggaagaaaatatctgtttaccaaaaaagtaatcttctatacttttatttttttcactttttagggcattttcccagagagtttcttgacttttgagtcctttgtcaagaggagggcatactctggggacctgtaacttctcagtttctccaaggtggcacaggcaagggagaggagtttactcctctcctggtctgagctctggtCTGGAatcaaccacaagcactcttcttcCCAGGATCTGTGCATGGAATtacctctccagagcctccaccagctccgcCAGGTAAGTCACAGCTCCTTCTTACTCCAGGGctaccactcagggttgagatccagatcagtccCACGATTTAAGCTGAGGACTTCTAAAATGAATGCTGTGCCACAGTAattgctgccaccctggggccatACTGCCTTCTTTTCTCaagcaggtgaaagagctttctctttGAAGCcacctttggcatttgtgggttgaagaatCTGGCAACCGCAGCTGCTGTCAGGGATTCCAcacaccctgaggcctgctctgttACTGTCCCAACCACATGGTCAAGTCCAGGCTGTGGTCTACTCGGTGCCCAgtaagatagacctttcctgtcagccttccagactgccttgtactggaaatttctttctttccatccttttatGGCTTctgtcactctagaatttgtttaaaataggtttttacaagtattttgtggaCTATGGGGAGGGGAGACCTTCTACAGGAccctccttctactccaccatcttggttccatcccTCAAATAGTAATGTTTTCTAATGCCTTTACTATTCACTCATTTTAACTATCATAGTTGATCTCCTGTGATGATCATAttactttctaattttcctattttgcttattttatttactGTTAAGTGTAGTATTTCATTTTGCCTTGTGTTATCTTTAAGAGTTGTTGAACTTTTCCCCCAAGATGGCGACAAAGGTGAAGAAAGAAGCCATTGTCCCCcccaagacagaagccaagtccaaggccttgaaggccaagaaAGCGGTGTTGAAGGGTGTCCATAGACACAAAAAGAAGAAGATCCGAACATCCCCCACCTTCCAGCGACCCAAGAAACTAAGACTAAGAAGGCAGGCTAAATACCCTTGGAAAAGTGCCCCTCGGAGAAACAAGCTTGATCACTACGCCATCATTAAGTTTCCTTTGACCACTGAGTCTGCTATGAAGAAGACTGAGGACAACAACATCCTAGTTTTCATTGTGGATGTCAAGGCCAGCAAGCATCAGATCAAGCAGGCAGTAAAGAAGCTGTATGACATTGATGTGGCCAAGGTCAACACACTGATCTggcctgatggagagaagaaagctcATGTCCGTCTTGCTCCAGACTATGATTCTTTGGATGTTGCCAACAAAATTCAAATCATCTAAACTGTATCCAGCTGTCTCACTGCACCTACAATAAAgttttccctgaaaaaaaaagttgttgtcattttcctttatattatcaAGTTTCTCCAAATGACAACATAATTTTGTATT
This genomic interval carries:
- the LOC140510602 gene encoding large ribosomal subunit protein uL23-like — encoded protein: MATKVKKEAIVPPKTEAKSKALKAKKAVLKGVHRHKKKKIRTSPTFQRPKKLRLRRQAKYPWKSAPRRNKLDHYAIIKFPLTTESAMKKTEDNNILVFIVDVKASKHQIKQAVKKLYDIDVAKVNTLIWPDGEKKAHVRLAPDYDSLDVANKIQII